A region of Lagenorhynchus albirostris chromosome 20, mLagAlb1.1, whole genome shotgun sequence DNA encodes the following proteins:
- the MNT gene encoding max-binding protein MNT isoform X2, with product MSIETLLEAARFLEWQAQQQQRAREEQERLRLEREREREQQQASSLARLAHALPVEEPRIEAPPLPLSPPAPPPAPPPPLATPTPLTVIPIPVVTSSPQPLPPPPPLPLAPRQPALVSAPGLSIKESAPLPTRPQGPTPSPLLPDSKATVPPTGSPKPLQPLPTPILTIAPHPGVQPQLAPQQPPPSTLGTLKLAPAEEVKSSEQKKRPGGIGTREVHNKLEKNRRAHLKECFETLKRNIPNVDDKKTSNLSVLRTALRYIQSLKRKEKEYEHEMERLAREKIATQQRLAELKHELSQWMDVLEIDRVLRQTGQPDDDQASTSTASEGEDNIDEDMEEDQAGLGPPKLSHRPRPELPKPPPSTAPTPLPPHPQPVALSPAHLPGQQPPPPQQKTPLPAPPPPPAAPAQTLVPAPAHLVAAAGGGSTVIAHTATTHASVIQTVNHVLQGPGGKHIAHIAPSAPSPAVQLAPATPPIGHITVHPAALNHVAHLGSQLPLYPQPVAVSQPVAVSHIAHTLSHQQVNGTAGLGPPATVMAKPAVGAQVVHHPQLVGQTVLNPVTMVTMPSFPVSTLKLA from the exons AGGAACAGGAGCGGCTTCGCCTGGAGCGGGAGCGGGAGCGGGAGCAGCAGCAGGCCAGCAGCCTGGCCAGGCTGGCCCACGCCCTGCCGGTGGAGGAACCCCGCATCGAGGCACCGCCCCTGCCTCTGTCGCCGCCCGCGCCCCCGCCGGCACCCCCGCCCCCGCtggccacccccaccccactgacTGTCATCCCTATTCCTGTAGTGACCAGCTCCCCTCAgcctctgcccccgcccccacctctgcccctggcACCTCGCCAGCCGGCTCTGGTTAGCGCCCCTGGACTCAGCATTAAGGAGTCGGCCCCCCTTCCCACCAGGCCGCAGGGGCCCACTCCTTCTCCTCTACTGCCGGACTCCAAGGCCACCGTTCCACCCACTGGCAGCCCCAAGCCTttgcagcccctccccacacccatccTGACCATCGCCCCACACCCTGGAGTCCAGCCCCAGCTGGCCCCCCAGCAGCCACCCCCATCCACTCTTGGGACCCTGAAGCTGGCACCCGCTGAAGAAGTCAAATCCAGCGAACAGAAGAAGAGGCCTGGGGG AATCGGAACCAGAGAAGTCCACAACAAGCTGGAGAagaacag GAGGGCCCATCTGAAGGAGTGCTTTGAGACCCTGAAGCGCAACATCCCCAACGTGGATGACAAGAAGACATCGAATCTGAGCGTGTTGCGCACGGCGCTGCGGTACATTCAG TCcctgaagaggaaggagaaagaatatgAACATGAGATGGAGCGTCTGGCGCGGGAAAAGATTGCCACGCAGCAGCGGCTGGCGGAGCTCAAGCATGAGCTGAGCCAGTGGATGGACGTGCTGGAGATTGACCGCGTGCTCCGGCAGACGGGCCAGCCTGACGATGACCAGGCCTCCACCTCCACTGCTTCCG AGGGCGAGGACAACATAGACGAGGATATGGAGGAGGACCAGGCCGGCCTGGGCCCACCTAAGCTGAGCCATCGCCCCCGCCCGGAGCTGCCGAAGCCACCACCCAGCACTGCGCCCACgcctctgcctccccacccccagcctgtggCCCTGTCTCCTGCCCACCTCCCCGGGCAACAGCCGCCGCCGCCACAGCAGAAGACACCTCTgccagcccctcccccgcccccagctgcCCCGGCCCAAACGCTGGTGCCCGCTCCAGCCCATCTGGTGGCTGCGGCTGGGGGAGGCTCCACGGTCATTGCCCACACCGCCACCACCCACGCCTCAGTCATCCAGACTGTGAACCATGTCCTGCAGGGGCCGGGTGGCAAGCACATCGCCCACATCGCCCCCTCggcccccagccctgctgtgCAGCTGGCGCCCGCCACACCCCCCATTGGCCACATCACGGTGCACCCTGCCGCCCTCAACCACGTGGCCCACCTTGGCTCCCAGCTGCCCCTGTACCCGCAGCCTGTGGCGGTGAGCCAGCCCGTGGCGGTGAGCCACATCGCCCACACCCTCTCACACCAGCAAGTGAATGGCACGGCCGGGCTGGGGCCCCCGGCCACAGTCATGGCGAAGCCAGCCGTAGGGGCTCAGGTGGTGCACCACCCCCAGCTGGTGGGCCAGACAGTGCTCAACCCTGTGACCATGGTCACCATGCCCTCCTTCCCGGTCAGCACGCTCAAGCTGGCTTGA
- the MNT gene encoding max-binding protein MNT isoform X1, translated as MNSLTCREDPAPVDATPAAYHPLCHLSWGASFPWASGALEEQERLRLEREREREQQQASSLARLAHALPVEEPRIEAPPLPLSPPAPPPAPPPPLATPTPLTVIPIPVVTSSPQPLPPPPPLPLAPRQPALVSAPGLSIKESAPLPTRPQGPTPSPLLPDSKATVPPTGSPKPLQPLPTPILTIAPHPGVQPQLAPQQPPPSTLGTLKLAPAEEVKSSEQKKRPGGIGTREVHNKLEKNRRAHLKECFETLKRNIPNVDDKKTSNLSVLRTALRYIQSLKRKEKEYEHEMERLAREKIATQQRLAELKHELSQWMDVLEIDRVLRQTGQPDDDQASTSTASEGEDNIDEDMEEDQAGLGPPKLSHRPRPELPKPPPSTAPTPLPPHPQPVALSPAHLPGQQPPPPQQKTPLPAPPPPPAAPAQTLVPAPAHLVAAAGGGSTVIAHTATTHASVIQTVNHVLQGPGGKHIAHIAPSAPSPAVQLAPATPPIGHITVHPAALNHVAHLGSQLPLYPQPVAVSQPVAVSHIAHTLSHQQVNGTAGLGPPATVMAKPAVGAQVVHHPQLVGQTVLNPVTMVTMPSFPVSTLKLA; from the exons AGGAACAGGAGCGGCTTCGCCTGGAGCGGGAGCGGGAGCGGGAGCAGCAGCAGGCCAGCAGCCTGGCCAGGCTGGCCCACGCCCTGCCGGTGGAGGAACCCCGCATCGAGGCACCGCCCCTGCCTCTGTCGCCGCCCGCGCCCCCGCCGGCACCCCCGCCCCCGCtggccacccccaccccactgacTGTCATCCCTATTCCTGTAGTGACCAGCTCCCCTCAgcctctgcccccgcccccacctctgcccctggcACCTCGCCAGCCGGCTCTGGTTAGCGCCCCTGGACTCAGCATTAAGGAGTCGGCCCCCCTTCCCACCAGGCCGCAGGGGCCCACTCCTTCTCCTCTACTGCCGGACTCCAAGGCCACCGTTCCACCCACTGGCAGCCCCAAGCCTttgcagcccctccccacacccatccTGACCATCGCCCCACACCCTGGAGTCCAGCCCCAGCTGGCCCCCCAGCAGCCACCCCCATCCACTCTTGGGACCCTGAAGCTGGCACCCGCTGAAGAAGTCAAATCCAGCGAACAGAAGAAGAGGCCTGGGGG AATCGGAACCAGAGAAGTCCACAACAAGCTGGAGAagaacag GAGGGCCCATCTGAAGGAGTGCTTTGAGACCCTGAAGCGCAACATCCCCAACGTGGATGACAAGAAGACATCGAATCTGAGCGTGTTGCGCACGGCGCTGCGGTACATTCAG TCcctgaagaggaaggagaaagaatatgAACATGAGATGGAGCGTCTGGCGCGGGAAAAGATTGCCACGCAGCAGCGGCTGGCGGAGCTCAAGCATGAGCTGAGCCAGTGGATGGACGTGCTGGAGATTGACCGCGTGCTCCGGCAGACGGGCCAGCCTGACGATGACCAGGCCTCCACCTCCACTGCTTCCG AGGGCGAGGACAACATAGACGAGGATATGGAGGAGGACCAGGCCGGCCTGGGCCCACCTAAGCTGAGCCATCGCCCCCGCCCGGAGCTGCCGAAGCCACCACCCAGCACTGCGCCCACgcctctgcctccccacccccagcctgtggCCCTGTCTCCTGCCCACCTCCCCGGGCAACAGCCGCCGCCGCCACAGCAGAAGACACCTCTgccagcccctcccccgcccccagctgcCCCGGCCCAAACGCTGGTGCCCGCTCCAGCCCATCTGGTGGCTGCGGCTGGGGGAGGCTCCACGGTCATTGCCCACACCGCCACCACCCACGCCTCAGTCATCCAGACTGTGAACCATGTCCTGCAGGGGCCGGGTGGCAAGCACATCGCCCACATCGCCCCCTCggcccccagccctgctgtgCAGCTGGCGCCCGCCACACCCCCCATTGGCCACATCACGGTGCACCCTGCCGCCCTCAACCACGTGGCCCACCTTGGCTCCCAGCTGCCCCTGTACCCGCAGCCTGTGGCGGTGAGCCAGCCCGTGGCGGTGAGCCACATCGCCCACACCCTCTCACACCAGCAAGTGAATGGCACGGCCGGGCTGGGGCCCCCGGCCACAGTCATGGCGAAGCCAGCCGTAGGGGCTCAGGTGGTGCACCACCCCCAGCTGGTGGGCCAGACAGTGCTCAACCCTGTGACCATGGTCACCATGCCCTCCTTCCCGGTCAGCACGCTCAAGCTGGCTTGA